A region from the Pelagovum pacificum genome encodes:
- a CDS encoding xanthine dehydrogenase family protein molybdopterin-binding subunit, translated as MPKDHGIGASSKRREDLRFITGAGKYSDDINLHRQLYVHFLRSDVAHGRISSLDTDEAAKMPGVVRIFTGSDFDGVGSIPCGWQITSRDGNVMQEPPHPVLAQGKVRHVGDAIAAVVATSRDAARDAAEAIVADIEELPGVIDMKAALAGDAPKVHDDLTSNLCYDWGFVEDNRDAVDQAIKEAAHVTTLELVNNRLIANPMEPRVAVGDYDPSTDESTLYTTSQNPHVIRLLMGAFVLGIPEHKLRVVAPDVGGGFGSKIFHYAEEAFCTFAARQLKRPVKWTSTRSEAFMTDAHGRDHVTKIELALDKDNNFTALRTETLANMGAYLSTFAPSVPTWLHGTLMAGNYKTPLIYVNVKAVFTNTVPVDAYRGAGRPEATYQLERVIDKAAIELGVDPVELRRQNFVTEFPYATPVAVEYDTGDYNATLDKLAEMADFAGFDARRKESEAKGMLRGFGMNCYIEACGIAPSNLVGQLGARAGLYESATVRVNATGSISVYTGSHSHGQGHETTFPQVLSEMIGIPEDQIDIVHGDTSKTPMGMGTYGSRSLAVGGSAMYRAAEKVINKAKKIAAHLLEASDADIELKDGSFTVAGTDKSVAWGDVTLAAYVPHNYPLEQMEPGLEETAFYDPANFTYPAGAYACEVELDPDTGRVTIERFAAADDFGNVVNPMIVEGQVHGGLAQGIGQALLENCAYDENGQLLSASYMDYAMPRAYDFPMFQVDHSCQTPCTHNPLGVKGCGEAGAIGSPPAVVNAVINAMRSAGHKIDHIDMPVSPQRVWAAMNGADSPMGAAQPSANNSDTMGDRSLGGPA; from the coding sequence TCCATCCCGTGCGGGTGGCAGATCACCAGCCGCGACGGCAACGTGATGCAGGAGCCGCCGCACCCGGTCCTCGCGCAGGGCAAGGTGCGCCACGTGGGCGACGCCATCGCCGCCGTGGTCGCCACTAGCCGAGACGCCGCCCGTGATGCCGCCGAGGCGATCGTCGCCGACATCGAGGAACTTCCCGGCGTCATCGACATGAAGGCCGCGCTCGCCGGAGATGCGCCCAAGGTCCACGACGACCTGACGAGCAACCTCTGCTATGACTGGGGCTTCGTCGAGGACAACCGCGACGCCGTCGACCAGGCCATCAAGGAGGCCGCCCACGTCACGACGCTGGAGCTGGTGAACAACCGGCTCATCGCCAACCCGATGGAGCCGCGCGTCGCAGTGGGGGACTACGACCCCTCCACCGACGAGAGCACGCTCTATACCACCTCGCAGAACCCGCACGTGATCCGGCTGCTGATGGGGGCCTTCGTCCTCGGCATCCCCGAGCACAAGCTGCGGGTTGTCGCGCCCGACGTCGGCGGCGGCTTCGGCTCGAAAATCTTCCACTACGCGGAGGAGGCCTTCTGCACCTTCGCGGCCCGGCAGCTGAAGCGGCCGGTGAAATGGACCTCGACCCGGTCCGAAGCCTTCATGACGGATGCGCACGGCCGCGATCACGTCACGAAGATCGAGCTCGCGCTCGACAAGGACAATAACTTCACCGCGCTGAGGACCGAGACGCTCGCCAACATGGGCGCCTACCTGTCGACCTTCGCGCCTTCGGTGCCGACGTGGCTGCATGGCACGCTGATGGCCGGCAATTACAAGACGCCGCTGATCTACGTGAACGTGAAGGCCGTCTTCACCAACACAGTGCCCGTCGATGCCTATCGCGGGGCCGGACGGCCCGAGGCGACCTATCAACTCGAGCGGGTCATCGACAAGGCGGCGATCGAGCTCGGCGTCGACCCGGTGGAGCTGCGCCGGCAGAACTTCGTCACCGAGTTTCCCTATGCCACGCCCGTCGCGGTCGAGTACGATACGGGCGACTACAACGCCACGCTCGACAAGCTGGCCGAGATGGCCGATTTCGCCGGCTTCGACGCCCGCCGGAAGGAGAGCGAGGCGAAGGGCATGCTGCGCGGCTTCGGCATGAACTGCTACATCGAGGCCTGCGGCATCGCGCCGTCGAACCTTGTCGGGCAGCTGGGCGCGCGCGCCGGCCTCTACGAGAGCGCGACGGTCCGGGTGAACGCGACCGGCTCTATCTCGGTCTACACCGGCAGTCACAGCCACGGGCAGGGGCACGAGACGACCTTCCCGCAGGTCCTGTCGGAGATGATCGGCATTCCCGAGGACCAGATCGACATCGTCCACGGCGACACCAGCAAGACCCCGATGGGTATGGGCACCTACGGGTCCCGCTCGCTCGCCGTCGGCGGGTCGGCGATGTACCGGGCCGCGGAGAAGGTCATCAACAAGGCCAAGAAGATCGCCGCCCACCTGCTCGAGGCGTCGGATGCCGACATCGAGCTGAAGGACGGCTCATTCACCGTGGCGGGCACGGACAAGTCCGTGGCCTGGGGCGACGTCACGCTCGCCGCCTACGTGCCGCACAACTATCCGCTCGAACAGATGGAGCCGGGACTGGAGGAGACCGCATTCTACGATCCCGCGAACTTCACCTATCCGGCGGGCGCCTATGCCTGTGAAGTGGAACTCGACCCCGACACCGGCCGGGTCACGATCGAGCGTTTCGCCGCGGCGGACGACTTTGGCAACGTGGTCAACCCGATGATCGTCGAGGGGCAGGTCCACGGCGGTCTCGCGCAGGGGATCGGGCAGGCGCTGCTCGAAAACTGTGCCTACGACGAGAACGGGCAGCTCCTGTCGGCGAGCTACATGGACTATGCCATGCCGCGCGCCTACGACTTCCCCATGTTCCAGGTCGACCATTCCTGCCAGACGCCCTGCACGCACAATCCGCTTGGCGTGAAGGGCTGTGGTGAGGCGGGGGCCATCGGCTCTCCGCCGGCGGTGGTGAACGCGGTCATCAACGCGATGCGCTCCGCCGGTCACAAGATCGACCATATCGACATGCCGGTCTCGCCTCAACGGGTGTGGGCGGCGATGAACGGGGCCGACAGCCCCATGGGCGCGGCGCAACCCTCCGCGAACAACAGCGACACGATGGGCGACCGGTCCCTCGGCGGCCCGGCATAA